The following coding sequences are from one Acidobacteriota bacterium window:
- a CDS encoding ABC transporter ATP-binding protein, with protein sequence MIELVDIWKSFGDNQVLKGVSLTVERGETLVIVGGSGTGKSVTLRHIIGLVRPDRGKVVVAGTDLAELTRTELNHFRRRFGMSFQEGALFDSMSVFENVAFPLRRHTKMSEAEIRDRVRECLDLVHLDDVEEKRPSELSGGMRRRVGFARAISLEPEILLFDEPTTGLDPVISGVVAELIVEMDETLNTTMVTITHDMKVAFRIADRIAMLHKGEIVEEGTADEFRSSPKPLVRQFIEGKAEGPFTE encoded by the coding sequence ATGATCGAGCTGGTCGACATCTGGAAGAGCTTTGGTGACAACCAGGTGCTCAAAGGGGTTTCATTGACCGTCGAGCGTGGAGAAACGCTGGTAATCGTAGGCGGTTCGGGGACCGGCAAGAGTGTAACGCTGCGGCACATCATCGGGCTGGTCCGGCCGGATCGAGGGAAGGTCGTGGTGGCAGGCACCGACCTGGCCGAGCTGACGAGAACGGAATTGAACCATTTTCGTCGCCGGTTCGGCATGAGCTTTCAGGAGGGGGCGCTGTTCGACTCGATGTCGGTCTTCGAGAATGTCGCGTTTCCCCTTCGTCGCCACACGAAGATGAGCGAGGCCGAGATCAGAGACCGGGTTCGGGAATGCCTCGATCTCGTTCACCTGGATGACGTGGAGGAAAAGCGTCCATCGGAGCTCTCGGGAGGAATGCGCAGGCGCGTCGGTTTCGCGCGAGCGATCAGTCTCGAGCCGGAGATTCTGCTCTTCGACGAGCCGACGACCGGACTCGACCCGGTCATCAGCGGCGTCGTCGCCGAGCTCATCGTCGAGATGGACGAGACACTCAATACGACCATGGTCACGATCACGCACGACATGAAGGTGGCGTTCAGGATCGCCGATCGCATTGCCATGCTTCACAAGGGTGAGATCGTCGAGGAGGGAACGGCGGACGAGTTCCGTTCGTCCCCGAAGCCGCTGGTCAGGCAGTTCATCGAGGGAAAAGCGGAGGGACCGTTCACCGAATGA
- a CDS encoding glycosyltransferase, which translates to MELSVVIPTYNRIGMLERVLDALEGQVNAPEHEIIVVDDGSGDGTAEKVESWIGEARFSSAPLIFRSQPNGGPGKARNHGVTLASGRTVLFMGDDTVPARDFLNQHYSVHEETGHDPWVACLGYTGWPREQDVTPFMDYINEYGLQFGYSLIRHGEVVPFNFFYTSNISLSREVIANHPFDTTFPSAAWEDIELAYRLEKTGLTIRYNANAVTRHHHPTTVESFSRRQFTVGRSGAIFASKHPELRHFLGIEELADEGSGGRFERAWLELAARAGERFSLAAHPRVFERLMRIHYLKGLEAGLRALDSSGGSASE; encoded by the coding sequence ATGGAACTATCCGTCGTCATCCCCACCTACAACCGGATCGGCATGCTCGAGCGCGTACTGGACGCGCTGGAAGGCCAGGTGAACGCTCCGGAGCACGAGATCATCGTCGTGGATGACGGGTCCGGAGACGGAACCGCCGAAAAAGTCGAGTCATGGATCGGCGAAGCCAGATTTTCATCGGCACCGTTGATCTTTCGCTCCCAGCCGAACGGAGGCCCGGGGAAGGCGCGGAACCACGGCGTCACCCTCGCCTCAGGCCGCACCGTTCTGTTCATGGGAGACGATACGGTTCCGGCTCGAGACTTTCTGAATCAGCACTACTCGGTTCACGAGGAGACGGGTCACGATCCCTGGGTCGCATGTCTCGGATATACCGGATGGCCTCGGGAACAGGACGTGACGCCGTTCATGGACTACATCAACGAGTACGGTCTTCAGTTCGGGTATTCGTTGATCCGGCACGGCGAGGTCGTTCCCTTCAATTTTTTCTACACGTCGAACATCTCGCTGTCGCGCGAGGTCATCGCCAATCATCCGTTCGACACGACCTTTCCTTCCGCGGCGTGGGAAGACATTGAGCTGGCCTATCGTCTCGAAAAGACGGGGCTCACGATCCGCTACAACGCGAATGCAGTGACCCGGCATCACCATCCCACGACTGTGGAATCATTCTCGAGACGCCAGTTCACGGTCGGGCGCTCCGGCGCAATCTTCGCGAGCAAGCATCCGGAGCTCCGCCATTTTCTCGGGATCGAGGAGCTGGCCGATGAAGGGTCGGGCGGGCGGTTCGAACGAGCCTGGCTGGAACTGGCCGCTCGCGCCGGCGAGCGGTTCTCTTTGGCCGCACATCCGCGCGTATTCGAGCGACTGATGAGAATTCACTACCTCAAGGGGCTCGAGGCAGGGCTCAGGGCTCTCGATTCTTCCGGAGGTTCCGCAAGTGAATAA
- a CDS encoding DNA polymerase III subunit, producing the protein MKTPRQAVVEAAAKGVLHHAVILHGPSSRELRETAFEVARAACCRGGGDDDCTSCSRVERGIHPDVHHVIIEEGRKWISIEQVRGIVAEAGMKPYESSSKVFIIDPIDGVTTQGANALLKTLEEPPGESLFLLLTRMPDKLLPTIRSRAQAVAIRPAGGPVGSELARAEGIDLAEARLRSMALSSEEADEDVALAKEIARCLESWASERDTAALLELSAIISATDDPARAATVYAATLRDIVATAGNETRGGSAELIRSRIADHLIVESARASLEAIERFTVNVDPRLTFDGVVLELIPRR; encoded by the coding sequence ATGAAAACGCCGCGTCAGGCGGTCGTCGAGGCGGCAGCGAAGGGAGTCCTTCACCACGCCGTGATTCTTCACGGGCCGTCGTCCCGAGAGCTTCGCGAAACCGCATTCGAGGTAGCACGCGCCGCCTGTTGTCGCGGTGGCGGCGACGACGACTGTACATCCTGTTCGCGAGTCGAACGAGGCATCCACCCCGATGTTCATCACGTCATCATCGAGGAGGGCCGGAAGTGGATCTCGATCGAGCAGGTCCGGGGGATCGTCGCCGAAGCGGGGATGAAGCCCTACGAGTCGAGCTCGAAAGTTTTCATCATCGATCCGATCGACGGCGTGACGACTCAGGGTGCGAACGCGTTGCTCAAGACGCTCGAGGAACCGCCCGGCGAAAGCCTGTTTCTCCTTCTCACCCGGATGCCGGACAAGCTGCTGCCTACGATTCGCTCCCGGGCGCAGGCAGTTGCGATCCGGCCCGCCGGCGGACCGGTTGGCTCGGAACTGGCCCGCGCTGAGGGGATCGACCTCGCCGAGGCGCGGCTTCGGTCGATGGCGTTGTCATCCGAGGAGGCTGACGAGGATGTGGCGCTTGCAAAGGAGATCGCGCGCTGCCTCGAGAGCTGGGCCTCCGAGCGGGATACCGCTGCGCTTCTGGAGCTGAGCGCGATCATCTCCGCAACCGATGATCCCGCGAGAGCCGCCACGGTCTATGCGGCAACGCTTCGCGACATCGTGGCGACGGCCGGGAACGAGACGCGGGGGGGTTCGGCGGAGTTGATCCGAAGCAGGATCGCGGACCACCTGATCGTCGAGTCGGCCCGAGCGAGCCTGGAAGCGATCGAGAGATTCACGGTCAACGTCGACCCGCGACTGACCTTCGACGGCGTCGTCCTCGAGCTCATCCCGCGCAGGTAG
- the clpP gene encoding ATP-dependent Clp endopeptidase proteolytic subunit ClpP translates to MLIPTVIEQTNRGERAYDIYSRLLKDNLIFLGQQVDDHISNLVIAQLLFLEAENPERDIWLYINSPGGSITAGLAIYDAMQYVKPDVATICIGQAASMAAVLLAAGAAGKRYALPNSRVLIHQPLMYGLGGQATEIEIHAREIVKLKQRLNRILHDHTGQDINKIDRDTDRDYILDAEEAKEYGIVDQVMSRRDLTAVPT, encoded by the coding sequence ATGCTGATTCCGACAGTTATCGAACAGACCAACCGGGGCGAACGCGCCTACGACATCTACTCTCGTCTGCTGAAAGACAACCTGATCTTTCTCGGGCAGCAGGTCGATGATCACATTTCGAATCTCGTCATCGCGCAGCTGCTCTTTCTCGAAGCCGAGAATCCGGAGCGCGACATCTGGCTCTACATCAATTCGCCCGGAGGCTCGATCACCGCAGGACTGGCGATCTACGACGCCATGCAGTACGTCAAACCGGACGTAGCCACGATCTGCATCGGACAGGCGGCGTCGATGGCCGCTGTGCTTCTCGCTGCCGGCGCTGCCGGAAAGCGATATGCGCTCCCGAATTCTCGCGTCCTCATCCACCAGCCGCTCATGTACGGGCTGGGTGGACAGGCTACCGAGATCGAGATTCACGCGCGTGAGATCGTCAAGCTCAAGCAGAGACTCAACAGGATCCTCCACGATCACACCGGCCAGGACATCAACAAGATCGACAGGGATACCGACAGGGACTACATTCTCGACGCTGAGGAGGCGAAGGAGTACGGCATCGTCGATCAGGTCATGTCGCGACGGGATCTCACGGCGGTACCAACCTGA
- the tmk gene encoding dTMP kinase — MNKVPFLVFEGIEGSGKTTQLTTLSEHLRSIGRRHVLTKEPGGTPFGDRIRAILLDPGEEGMDPLAELLLYAASRRQHVVEVIRPALETGVPVLCDRFTDATLAYQGYGRTLQLDLLKQLNEWVTGSVKPTLTVVLDVSEDAGLRRARDRNVTGGLHHESRLEGEDLAFHRRVREGYLALARSDESRYAVVEATGDADEVFKRILALLEARVPALFE; from the coding sequence GTGAATAAAGTTCCGTTTCTGGTTTTCGAAGGTATCGAGGGATCAGGCAAGACGACCCAGCTGACTACGCTCAGCGAGCACCTTCGATCGATCGGCAGGCGTCATGTCCTGACGAAGGAGCCGGGAGGGACCCCGTTCGGTGATCGCATTCGAGCGATTCTTCTCGATCCCGGGGAAGAGGGGATGGATCCTCTCGCCGAGCTTCTTCTGTATGCAGCTTCGCGCCGGCAACACGTGGTGGAAGTGATCCGGCCCGCGCTCGAGACGGGTGTTCCCGTCCTTTGCGACCGATTCACCGACGCGACGCTCGCGTATCAGGGATACGGCCGGACGCTGCAGCTCGATCTCCTCAAGCAACTCAACGAATGGGTCACCGGCAGTGTCAAGCCGACGCTTACGGTCGTACTCGACGTCAGCGAGGACGCGGGACTCCGGCGCGCCCGGGACCGGAATGTCACCGGAGGCCTCCATCACGAGAGCCGACTGGAAGGGGAGGATCTCGCATTTCACAGGCGCGTCCGTGAGGGTTATCTCGCGCTGGCGCGGAGCGATGAGTCGCGCTACGCCGTGGTGGAAGCGACCGGCGACGCCGATGAGGTCTTCAAGAGGATTCTCGCTCTTCTCGAGGCGCGCGTCCCCGCGTTGTTCGAATGA
- the fabG gene encoding 3-oxoacyl-ACP reductase FabG produces the protein MDEGSDQRVALVTGGSRGIGRAIVERLVRDGWRVRFTWIGSEEAAAELESGSTDSVRADVTDAEAMKRVVEDLFAESGRIDALVNNAGIRDDALMFNMTDQQWQEVRATNLDAVFSTTRAVVPLLLRQRKGSVINIASLSGLHGVAGQTNYSASKGGVIALTRSLSREVARSGIRINCVAPGLVETDMIADMDPEIKKKMIRDIPMRRLVRPAEVAAAVAFLLSDDASGITGQVLCVDGGTSA, from the coding sequence ATGGATGAAGGCTCCGATCAGAGAGTTGCGCTCGTCACGGGGGGGTCGCGGGGAATCGGACGAGCGATCGTCGAGCGTCTCGTGCGCGACGGATGGAGGGTTCGTTTTACATGGATCGGCTCGGAGGAAGCAGCAGCCGAGCTCGAAAGCGGCTCGACCGATTCGGTGAGGGCCGACGTGACGGATGCGGAGGCGATGAAACGTGTCGTCGAGGATCTTTTTGCGGAGTCTGGAAGAATCGACGCGCTCGTGAACAACGCAGGTATCCGGGACGATGCGCTCATGTTCAACATGACCGACCAGCAGTGGCAGGAGGTGAGAGCGACCAATCTCGATGCGGTTTTTTCGACGACCCGGGCGGTGGTGCCGCTGCTGCTCCGTCAGCGAAAAGGCTCGGTGATCAACATCGCCTCGCTTTCGGGGCTCCATGGTGTTGCAGGACAGACCAACTATTCGGCCTCCAAGGGCGGTGTCATCGCCCTGACGAGATCGCTGTCGAGAGAAGTTGCTCGCAGCGGGATCAGAATCAACTGTGTCGCACCGGGGCTGGTGGAGACGGACATGATCGCGGACATGGATCCGGAGATAAAGAAGAAGATGATTCGTGACATTCCGATGCGCCGCCTGGTGAGACCCGCCGAGGTTGCCGCGGCGGTGGCGTTTCTTCTCTCGGACGACGCCAGTGGAATCACCGGTCAAGTCCTTTGCGTTGACGGCGGGACGAGCGCGTAG
- the acs gene encoding acetate--CoA ligase yields the protein MSKNSRNEIDALLKENRRFDPPAEFAGNANAGDPQIYETAARDREAWWAKWASQLHWETPWDTVLKWEPPNARWFDGGRTNASFNCLDRHLETRGDKAALVWEGEPGDRRTLSYRDLHGEVCRLANAMKSLGIVKGDRVAIYLPLIPEAIIAMLACARIGAVHSVVFAGFSSEALRDRINDAEARLLITATVGYRRGNLVPLKKLADAALEETPSIESVVVVMRRDAAEEIDETISIAEGRDHWYHTLLEHQSRECEPEWVEAEHELFTLYTSGTTGKPKGIVHTTGGYLTSAYATTRLVFDLKDDDVFWCTADVGWVTGHTYLVYGPLSNGTTCLVYEGAPDYPDRDRLWELVAKYRATILYTAPTAIRAFMKWGHQYPERHDLSSLRLLGTVGEPINPEAWIWYHRYIGGERCPIVDTWWQTETGSIMITPLPGIVPTKPGSATLPFPGIDPAILDEAGNEIEGEGGGLLAIRSPWPSMLRGIWRDPERFMEQYWSKWEGIYFTGDGAHRDEDGYYWLLGRVDDVMNVAGHRIGTMEVESALVDHPAVAEAAVVGTPHEIKGTAISAFVTIKESHGKEQEDPAALEKTLKQHVAEKIGAIARPERILFTAELPKTRSGKIMRRLLRDIAEGKALGDVTTLADPAVVQKLKERYEDEG from the coding sequence TTGTCGAAGAACAGCCGGAACGAAATCGATGCTCTGCTCAAGGAAAACCGAAGGTTCGATCCTCCCGCCGAGTTTGCCGGCAACGCGAACGCCGGCGATCCTCAAATCTACGAGACCGCGGCCCGCGATCGCGAGGCGTGGTGGGCGAAATGGGCGAGCCAGCTTCACTGGGAAACCCCCTGGGATACGGTGCTGAAGTGGGAGCCACCGAATGCGAGGTGGTTCGACGGAGGGAGAACCAATGCCTCGTTCAACTGTCTCGACCGGCATCTCGAAACGCGGGGCGATAAGGCTGCGCTGGTCTGGGAGGGGGAGCCGGGCGATCGAAGGACCCTGTCGTACCGCGATCTCCACGGTGAAGTTTGCAGGCTTGCAAATGCAATGAAATCTCTCGGGATCGTCAAAGGGGATCGGGTGGCGATCTATCTGCCGCTCATACCCGAGGCGATCATCGCAATGCTCGCGTGTGCTCGGATCGGAGCAGTCCACAGCGTGGTGTTCGCGGGCTTTTCGTCGGAGGCTCTCCGGGATCGGATCAACGATGCCGAAGCCCGGCTGCTGATCACGGCGACGGTCGGGTACCGGCGGGGGAACCTCGTCCCGCTGAAGAAACTCGCAGACGCCGCGCTCGAGGAAACACCGTCGATCGAATCGGTCGTGGTCGTCATGCGCAGAGATGCGGCCGAGGAGATCGACGAGACGATCTCGATCGCCGAGGGGAGGGATCACTGGTACCACACGCTGCTCGAACATCAAAGCCGTGAGTGTGAGCCGGAATGGGTCGAAGCGGAACACGAGCTTTTCACGCTCTACACCTCGGGGACGACCGGGAAGCCGAAGGGAATCGTCCACACGACCGGGGGATATCTGACGAGCGCCTATGCGACGACCCGGTTGGTCTTCGATCTGAAAGACGACGATGTTTTCTGGTGCACGGCCGACGTCGGCTGGGTGACCGGGCACACCTACCTGGTTTACGGACCGCTGTCGAACGGAACCACCTGTCTCGTTTACGAGGGGGCTCCCGACTACCCCGACCGGGACCGGCTCTGGGAGCTGGTTGCGAAGTATCGCGCCACCATCCTCTATACCGCTCCCACGGCGATTCGGGCTTTCATGAAATGGGGTCACCAGTACCCCGAGCGGCACGACCTCTCCTCGCTCCGATTGCTCGGAACCGTGGGGGAGCCGATCAATCCCGAGGCGTGGATCTGGTATCACCGCTACATCGGTGGGGAAAGATGTCCGATCGTCGATACCTGGTGGCAGACCGAAACCGGATCAATCATGATCACCCCTTTGCCGGGCATCGTCCCGACCAAGCCCGGATCGGCCACTCTTCCATTTCCGGGGATCGATCCCGCGATCCTCGACGAAGCGGGGAATGAGATCGAAGGAGAGGGCGGCGGGCTTCTGGCGATCCGTTCTCCCTGGCCGTCGATGTTGCGGGGGATCTGGAGAGACCCGGAAAGATTCATGGAGCAGTACTGGTCGAAATGGGAGGGAATCTACTTCACGGGTGACGGCGCACACCGCGACGAAGACGGCTATTACTGGCTGCTCGGTCGGGTGGATGACGTAATGAACGTCGCCGGACACCGGATCGGAACGATGGAAGTCGAATCCGCGCTAGTGGACCATCCTGCCGTCGCCGAGGCTGCGGTGGTCGGTACGCCCCACGAGATCAAGGGGACTGCGATCTCCGCATTCGTCACGATCAAGGAATCTCACGGGAAGGAACAGGAGGATCCGGCGGCTCTCGAGAAGACCCTCAAACAGCACGTCGCGGAGAAAATCGGTGCGATCGCCCGCCCCGAGCGGATCCTTTTCACGGCGGAGCTGCCGAAGACGCGAAGCGGCAAGATCATGAGACGCCTCCTACGGGACATCGCCGAGGGGAAAGCGCTCGGAGACGTGACGACGCTGGCCGATCCGGCCGTCGTCCAGAAGCTCAAGGAGCGCTATGAGGACGAGGGCTGA
- a CDS encoding prolipoprotein diacylglyceryl transferase, which produces MWPVLFRIGSFEVTTFGLMMFVAFAVGAWVMMREFRRLGLDPEAVGDIVAAAAIGGIVGGKLYYAILYGDLSLLFARAGLVWYGGLLGGFLAATAVVYYKKLDFRTVADAGAPGLAIGYALGRIGCFLVGDDYGKPTDSVFGIAFPEGAPPTTARSLRQFGVDVDPALPGDTLLAVHPTQLYTAAAFFLIFWILIKAGRRPNPPGFVWALFLILLGAERLLIEFFRAKDDRFFGELTLAQIISFAVILVGVGLLMRVRRKTPETVG; this is translated from the coding sequence ATGTGGCCGGTACTCTTCAGAATAGGCAGCTTCGAAGTCACGACCTTCGGTCTGATGATGTTCGTCGCCTTTGCGGTGGGCGCATGGGTGATGATGCGAGAGTTCCGCCGGCTCGGCCTCGATCCCGAAGCCGTCGGCGACATCGTCGCCGCCGCCGCGATCGGAGGCATCGTCGGCGGGAAGCTCTACTACGCGATTCTCTATGGCGACCTGAGCCTTCTCTTCGCGCGGGCTGGCCTGGTCTGGTACGGTGGCCTCCTCGGGGGATTCTTGGCGGCGACTGCGGTCGTCTACTACAAGAAACTCGATTTTCGGACCGTTGCGGACGCCGGAGCTCCCGGGCTCGCCATCGGTTACGCTCTCGGGAGAATCGGCTGCTTTCTCGTCGGCGATGATTACGGCAAGCCGACCGACTCGGTCTTCGGCATCGCGTTTCCGGAGGGCGCCCCACCGACGACGGCTCGATCGCTGCGGCAGTTCGGGGTCGACGTCGACCCTGCTCTGCCGGGGGACACGCTGCTCGCCGTCCACCCGACCCAGTTGTATACCGCTGCAGCGTTTTTCCTGATCTTCTGGATTCTGATCAAGGCCGGGCGCCGTCCGAATCCTCCCGGTTTCGTCTGGGCACTCTTTCTGATTCTTCTGGGAGCCGAAAGACTCCTGATCGAGTTCTTCCGCGCCAAGGACGACCGATTCTTCGGCGAGCTGACGCTCGCTCAGATCATCAGTTTTGCCGTCATCCTGGTGGGTGTGGGTCTGCTGATGCGCGTTCGGAGAAAGACCCCGGAGACGGTAGGATGA
- the tig gene encoding trigger factor translates to MQFELHERSQITREVDITVPADEVGKKWSEVSREFARSARIPGFRQGKAPLSVVQKKYESDIRGEIVDRLLPEFAGKVLQETRLHAVGSPHIVRMDELRADEDFAFTVGFEILPEFELAEWKGLVSKERPTEVHEEEVAAEIERLRTHAGTLSPVEGAIAEGHRVTVDITASGEGLETRTTEDYTFEAGDSPLAELDELIIGKKPGDELSFEKSWDETAPNKEVRGKTVRYEVTVKDVRNLELPDIDDDLAKSLNYDDLEQLKSSVRQNIEMRKSREARSQRRADLATALVEQYDFEVPQALVEEELERSIQEYLRFLASQGIDPRYAEIDWQQLQQDMRAESVRRVRRILVLDRIAEAEAIEVSDEEMRDYVHQDAGEETATVIRSMKASGDYEKLRISVRRHKAMERVVEESRTS, encoded by the coding sequence ATGCAGTTCGAGCTACACGAACGTTCTCAGATCACACGCGAAGTCGATATCACGGTTCCAGCTGACGAAGTCGGGAAGAAATGGAGCGAGGTATCGCGAGAGTTTGCGCGATCCGCCCGGATTCCGGGCTTTCGGCAGGGGAAGGCCCCGCTGTCGGTCGTACAGAAAAAGTACGAGAGCGACATTCGGGGAGAGATCGTCGACCGGCTCCTTCCCGAGTTCGCAGGGAAGGTACTGCAGGAAACCCGGCTGCATGCGGTCGGATCTCCCCACATCGTCCGAATGGATGAGCTACGGGCCGACGAGGATTTCGCATTCACCGTCGGATTCGAGATCCTTCCCGAGTTCGAGCTCGCCGAGTGGAAGGGCCTCGTCTCGAAGGAACGGCCCACCGAGGTCCACGAGGAGGAAGTCGCCGCGGAGATCGAGCGACTGAGAACCCATGCCGGGACCCTCAGTCCCGTCGAAGGGGCAATCGCCGAGGGACATCGCGTGACCGTCGACATCACGGCCTCCGGCGAAGGTCTCGAGACACGAACAACCGAGGACTACACTTTCGAAGCTGGTGATTCTCCGCTTGCCGAGCTCGACGAACTGATCATCGGCAAGAAGCCCGGCGACGAGCTCAGCTTCGAGAAGAGCTGGGATGAAACGGCTCCCAACAAGGAGGTTCGTGGAAAGACGGTCCGATACGAAGTCACCGTCAAGGACGTCAGGAACCTCGAGCTTCCCGACATCGACGATGACCTCGCCAAGAGTCTCAATTACGACGATCTCGAACAGTTGAAAAGCTCGGTCCGACAGAACATCGAGATGCGAAAGTCTCGAGAAGCCAGGTCGCAGCGCCGGGCGGATCTCGCAACCGCGCTCGTGGAGCAATACGACTTCGAGGTTCCCCAGGCCCTGGTCGAGGAAGAGCTCGAGCGATCGATTCAGGAGTATCTCCGCTTTCTCGCCTCGCAGGGCATCGATCCGCGTTACGCCGAGATCGACTGGCAGCAGCTGCAGCAGGACATGCGCGCAGAGTCGGTGCGGCGAGTGAGGCGCATTCTCGTTCTGGACCGGATCGCCGAGGCCGAGGCGATCGAGGTGAGCGACGAGGAGATGCGCGACTACGTACATCAGGACGCCGGTGAGGAGACCGCCACCGTCATCCGGAGCATGAAAGCGTCGGGCGACTATGAGAAACTCCGCATATCCGTGCGCCGGCACAAGGCGATGGAGCGAGTCGTCGAAGAATCGAGAACGAGCTGA
- a CDS encoding Crp/Fnr family transcriptional regulator, translated as MKEAHEDQLVNCALFSDLGAEELKAVANLARSRSFDRGQTVVHADELGDTFCLILSGKVKVAITSADGKEIILSMLGKGEFFGEMAILEGEPRSAAVVAMEPLEIITIHKDDFLALLERNFSVTRGVLAELSRRLRLASSRIESLATMDVYGRLARFFLDLVEKEGIDEESGYIAIQRPTHQAIASTIGTSRETVSRLMHDLIERNVLREEGRTIYLRRAAMDDLSAQG; from the coding sequence ATGAAGGAGGCTCACGAGGATCAGCTGGTCAACTGCGCTCTGTTTTCGGACCTGGGCGCCGAGGAGTTGAAAGCCGTTGCGAACCTGGCGAGATCACGCTCGTTCGATCGCGGACAGACGGTGGTTCACGCCGATGAGCTCGGCGACACCTTCTGCCTGATTCTCAGTGGGAAGGTCAAGGTTGCGATCACCTCGGCGGATGGGAAGGAGATCATCCTCTCGATGCTGGGAAAAGGGGAGTTCTTCGGGGAGATGGCGATCCTGGAGGGTGAACCGAGGTCGGCGGCGGTGGTCGCGATGGAGCCGCTGGAGATCATCACGATCCACAAGGACGATTTCCTCGCTCTGCTCGAGCGCAACTTTTCAGTAACGCGGGGAGTGCTCGCGGAGCTCTCCAGACGTCTGCGACTCGCCTCCAGCCGGATCGAGTCGCTTGCTACGATGGACGTTTACGGACGACTGGCGAGATTCTTTCTCGATCTCGTTGAAAAGGAAGGAATTGACGAGGAGAGTGGTTACATTGCGATTCAGAGGCCGACCCATCAGGCGATCGCCAGTACGATCGGTACCTCCCGGGAAACCGTTTCCCGATTGATGCACGATCTGATCGAGCGCAATGTATTGCGGGAGGAAGGGCGGACGATCTATCTGAGACGTGCGGCGATGGACGATCTGTCTGCGCAGGGCTGA
- a CDS encoding CDP-alcohol phosphatidyltransferase family protein, with protein sequence MPRPVVMTIANLFTIARVVLVPILVLAAIRQRHDVAFFVFVSAAITDALDGWIARTFNQRSKLGAVLDPAADKLMLVSGYVVYTFPAIAATPLPIALTISVFARDVLIVFAAWLLFSRVRVRSFPPSIPGKVSTILQAVALGVTIAANMWLKPVALPILSTFHTLALAMTVISGLDYVRRWALILEVEGWAEQYGVEPLDGEE encoded by the coding sequence GTGCCTCGTCCCGTAGTGATGACGATCGCCAACCTTTTCACCATCGCAAGGGTCGTACTCGTTCCGATCCTCGTGCTCGCCGCGATCCGGCAGCGGCATGATGTGGCTTTCTTCGTTTTCGTCAGCGCCGCGATCACCGACGCTCTCGACGGCTGGATCGCTCGAACCTTCAATCAGAGGTCGAAGCTCGGTGCCGTTCTCGACCCGGCGGCGGACAAGCTGATGCTGGTCAGCGGTTATGTCGTCTACACGTTCCCCGCGATCGCGGCGACTCCCCTCCCCATTGCGCTCACCATCAGCGTATTTGCGCGGGACGTTCTGATCGTATTCGCCGCCTGGCTTCTCTTCAGCCGGGTGCGCGTGCGAAGCTTCCCTCCTTCGATTCCCGGAAAAGTCTCGACAATCCTGCAGGCGGTTGCGCTCGGAGTGACAATCGCCGCCAATATGTGGCTGAAGCCCGTGGCACTCCCGATCCTGTCCACCTTCCACACACTCGCACTCGCGATGACCGTGATCTCCGGACTCGATTACGTACGGCGATGGGCTCTGATTCTCGAGGTCGAAGGTTGGGCTGAGCAGTATGGCGTCGAGCCCCTCGATGGAGAGGAATAG
- a CDS encoding DUF2179 domain-containing protein: MTSPEISAWILTPLLIFTARLVDVGLGTVRIIMLARGRKLIASGLGFIEVLIWLVAIRQIFHHLDNVAAFFAYAAGFAAGTAVGMLIEEKLALGLVSIRIITDEDARDLTSKLAAAEFGVTSFAAEGVAGRVRLHFTIVRRKDLRRALEIVRERHPEAFISVSDVRTVSEGFFPETSPRLRFPSFGRKAK, encoded by the coding sequence ATGACATCTCCCGAAATCTCCGCCTGGATCCTGACCCCTCTGCTGATCTTCACTGCCCGGCTCGTCGACGTGGGACTCGGAACCGTGCGAATCATCATGCTCGCTCGCGGGCGCAAGCTGATCGCCTCGGGACTCGGTTTCATCGAAGTCCTCATCTGGCTCGTCGCGATCCGCCAGATCTTCCACCATCTCGATAACGTCGCGGCGTTTTTCGCCTACGCCGCGGGATTCGCAGCCGGTACGGCGGTCGGGATGCTGATCGAGGAGAAGCTCGCTCTCGGACTCGTATCGATACGGATCATCACAGACGAGGATGCCCGCGATCTGACGAGCAAGCTTGCTGCGGCGGAATTCGGGGTCACGAGTTTTGCCGCGGAAGGAGTCGCGGGAAGGGTCCGGCTCCACTTCACCATCGTTCGACGAAAGGATCTGCGGCGTGCGCTCGAGATCGTCCGGGAGCGGCATCCGGAAGCATTCATCTCGGTTTCGGACGTGCGAACGGTCAGCGAGGGCTTCTTTCCGGAAACCTCCCCCAGGCTCCGCTTTCCGAGCTTCGGTCGCAAGGCGAAGTAG